The following proteins come from a genomic window of Natrinema saccharevitans:
- a CDS encoding AI-2E family transporter, protein MDARTSFFALLVSILAGVAALLVRPLLEYVLGACLLAVVLRPAYERLAPRFGDRVAALALTALVIVAGLVPLVLVSLVVVRTAASTLENVSVEGLTAYGGEVARTELGIERESVAVVESELQTRVQEAVASVVDVTFERSVWLLSTAVDVAIGTVVFAFLLYYLLVDGAALLAWLRRIVPLESAVVDELFAEVHAVTWAVLRSHVLVAVLQGALGGIGLALLGVPSATVLAVVLLFASFLPTVGVWLVWGPVTVAHAAADGPASAAVLLGYGIVVLAVADYYLRSILVDRRSGLHPALALLGVIGGISLFGVVGLFVGPVILGAFVAALRVANRRLEPVSTESGTEIERESPVVETER, encoded by the coding sequence ATGGACGCCCGGACGTCGTTTTTCGCCCTCCTCGTCTCCATCCTCGCCGGCGTCGCCGCCCTGCTGGTCCGCCCGCTGCTCGAGTACGTCCTCGGAGCCTGCCTGCTCGCGGTCGTCCTCCGGCCCGCGTACGAACGGCTGGCACCGCGGTTCGGCGACCGCGTCGCCGCGCTCGCGCTGACCGCACTCGTGATCGTCGCCGGCCTCGTACCGCTCGTACTCGTCTCGCTCGTCGTCGTTCGAACGGCCGCCTCGACGCTCGAGAACGTCTCAGTCGAGGGGCTCACGGCGTACGGTGGCGAGGTGGCACGGACCGAACTCGGCATCGAGCGGGAGTCGGTGGCGGTCGTCGAATCCGAACTGCAGACGCGGGTTCAGGAGGCGGTTGCCAGCGTCGTTGACGTCACGTTCGAGCGGTCGGTCTGGCTCCTTTCGACGGCCGTCGACGTGGCGATCGGAACGGTCGTGTTCGCGTTTTTGCTGTACTACCTGCTCGTCGACGGCGCCGCGTTGCTCGCCTGGCTGCGCCGGATCGTCCCGCTCGAGTCGGCCGTCGTCGACGAGCTGTTCGCGGAGGTCCACGCGGTCACGTGGGCGGTTCTCCGCAGTCACGTTCTCGTCGCGGTGTTGCAGGGGGCACTCGGCGGCATCGGGCTGGCCCTGCTCGGCGTGCCCTCCGCCACCGTTCTGGCGGTGGTCCTGTTGTTCGCGTCGTTCCTGCCGACGGTCGGCGTCTGGCTCGTCTGGGGCCCGGTCACGGTCGCTCACGCGGCCGCGGACGGGCCGGCGAGCGCGGCCGTCCTGCTCGGCTACGGGATCGTCGTACTGGCGGTCGCCGACTACTACCTGCGGTCGATCCTCGTCGATCGCCGGTCCGGGCTCCATCCCGCACTGGCCCTGCTCGGGGTCATCGGCGGAATCTCGCTGTTCGGCGTCGTCGGGCTGTTCGTCGGCCCGGTGATCCTCGGGGCGTTCGTCGCCGCGTTGCGGGTCGCGAACCGCCGTCTCGAGCCCGTCTCGACCGAGTCCGGAACCGAGATCGAACGGGAATCCCCGGTCGTCGAGACCGAACGGTAG
- a CDS encoding 50S ribosomal protein L21e — protein sequence MPKSNGPRQGTRKKLANDPRDRGTSPPQRAIQEYEEGEKVHLKIDPSVSDGRFHPRFDGRTGEVVGKQGSVFKVAINDGGKDKTLLVAAAHMRAQNQEKSRI from the coding sequence ATGCCGAAATCTAATGGCCCTCGTCAGGGAACCCGGAAGAAGCTCGCGAACGATCCTCGAGACCGCGGTACGTCGCCGCCACAGCGCGCGATTCAGGAGTACGAGGAGGGTGAGAAAGTCCACCTGAAGATCGACCCCAGCGTCTCCGACGGTCGCTTCCACCCGCGATTCGACGGTCGCACCGGCGAAGTCGTCGGCAAACAGGGCAGCGTCTTCAAGGTCGCGATCAACGACGGCGGCAAGGACAAGACCCTGCTCGTCGCCGCGGCTCACATGCGCGCACAGAATCAGGAAAAGAGCCGGATCTAA
- the arcD gene encoding arginine/ornithine antiporter ArcD, with the protein MTFDFTPTTIDDIAPERRPSFALALVPVLAVVAFLGVGSAVLGLDPHVPLLWSIVFVGAFGIYLGYDWPELSDGVANGLLMGIQALLIIFTIYALIATWVEAGTIPAMMYYGLELLTPSVFLPVAAILAAVVAFSIGSSWTTVGTLGVAFVGIGAGLGVPAPMTVGAVISGAYAGDKQSPLSDTTNLAAGVTNTPLYDHIRRMRTGTAVAFGLSVAGFAVLGLRAAGEIPTDRVAEIQTALAGAYDLSILVFLPLVVTFGLALYGYPALPTLVAGVFAGVLTSIAVQGTGFVAAWEVFMSGTAPETGTDLVNDLLATGGLTGSAWTITVVVAALSLGGLLERTGVLAVLAHRLSQGVRSSGSLIAGTGASAILVNVLTAQQYMSIVLPGLTLRNLYEEFGLDSDELSRAVEAAGTPTGALLPWHAGGVFMASATGVPTLEYAPFYLFGVLSPLVLFAMAGSGWGVPTTSRRESAQYAD; encoded by the coding sequence ATGACCTTCGACTTCACACCGACGACGATCGACGACATCGCGCCCGAACGGCGGCCGTCGTTCGCGCTCGCGCTCGTTCCGGTCCTCGCGGTCGTCGCCTTCCTCGGGGTCGGATCGGCCGTCCTCGGGCTCGATCCGCACGTCCCGCTGCTGTGGAGTATCGTCTTCGTCGGCGCGTTCGGCATCTATCTCGGCTACGACTGGCCCGAACTCTCCGACGGCGTTGCCAACGGTCTCCTGATGGGGATCCAGGCGCTGCTGATCATCTTTACGATCTACGCGCTGATCGCCACCTGGGTCGAGGCGGGAACGATCCCGGCGATGATGTACTACGGCCTCGAGTTGCTCACGCCGTCCGTCTTCCTGCCCGTCGCGGCGATACTGGCGGCCGTCGTGGCGTTCTCGATCGGCTCCTCGTGGACCACGGTCGGCACGCTCGGCGTCGCGTTCGTCGGGATCGGCGCGGGGCTGGGCGTCCCCGCGCCGATGACCGTCGGCGCGGTCATCTCGGGGGCCTACGCCGGCGACAAGCAGTCTCCCCTCTCCGATACGACCAACCTCGCGGCCGGCGTGACGAACACGCCGCTGTACGACCACATCCGTCGCATGCGAACCGGGACGGCCGTCGCCTTCGGCCTCTCCGTGGCCGGGTTCGCCGTCCTCGGACTCCGGGCGGCCGGGGAGATCCCGACCGACCGAGTCGCCGAGATCCAGACCGCGCTCGCGGGCGCGTACGATCTCTCGATCCTCGTCTTCCTGCCGCTCGTGGTCACCTTCGGGCTGGCCCTCTACGGCTATCCCGCACTCCCGACGCTCGTCGCCGGCGTCTTCGCCGGCGTCCTCACCTCGATCGCGGTGCAGGGCACCGGCTTCGTCGCCGCCTGGGAGGTCTTCATGAGCGGGACCGCGCCCGAGACCGGCACCGACCTCGTGAACGACCTCCTCGCGACCGGCGGACTCACCGGCTCGGCCTGGACGATCACCGTCGTCGTCGCCGCGCTCTCGCTCGGGGGCCTCCTCGAGCGGACCGGCGTCCTCGCGGTCCTGGCCCATCGCCTCTCGCAGGGCGTCCGCAGCTCCGGGAGCCTGATCGCCGGCACCGGCGCGTCGGCGATCCTGGTCAACGTCCTGACCGCCCAGCAGTACATGAGCATCGTCCTGCCGGGGCTGACGCTGCGTAACCTCTACGAGGAGTTCGGTCTCGACAGCGACGAACTCTCGCGGGCCGTCGAGGCCGCCGGGACGCCGACCGGCGCACTGCTCCCCTGGCACGCCGGCGGCGTCTTCATGGCCTCCGCGACCGGCGTCCCCACCCTCGAGTACGCGCCGTTTTACCTGTTCGGCGTGCTGTCGCCGCTCGTGCTGTTCGCGATGGCGGGGTCAGGCTGGGGGGTGCCGACGACGAGTCGCCGCGAGAGCGCCCAGTACGCCGACTGA
- a CDS encoding DUF655 domain-containing protein encodes MSEADGDETDVRRAVVLDYLAHGLSDDGRPQYEKSPAGYAVGIEDFQLYQVAFDEDERLTIGSEVVVEPPAERGIVTECHRVEYEDLSSGAQSELEYVVADLVEENEERFVDFYNDAQPITLRLHQLNLLPGIGKKLRNGILDERKRKPFESFEELSERVSGLHDPDEILVERILEELRDDDLKYQTFVGRRDREQNQ; translated from the coding sequence ATGAGCGAAGCCGATGGCGACGAGACGGACGTTCGGCGCGCGGTCGTGTTGGATTACCTCGCCCACGGGCTGTCTGACGACGGCCGACCGCAGTACGAGAAGTCACCGGCAGGGTACGCCGTCGGAATCGAGGACTTCCAGCTCTATCAGGTCGCCTTCGACGAGGACGAGCGACTCACGATCGGCAGCGAAGTCGTCGTCGAACCGCCCGCCGAGCGCGGCATCGTCACCGAGTGTCACCGCGTCGAGTACGAGGACCTCTCCTCGGGTGCCCAATCGGAACTCGAGTACGTCGTGGCCGATCTGGTCGAGGAGAACGAGGAGCGGTTCGTCGACTTCTACAACGACGCCCAGCCGATCACGCTGCGGCTCCACCAACTGAACCTGCTGCCGGGGATCGGGAAGAAACTCCGCAACGGCATCCTCGACGAGCGAAAGCGCAAACCCTTCGAGAGCTTCGAGGAGCTATCCGAGCGCGTCTCGGGGCTGCACGACCCCGACGAGATCCTCGTCGAGCGCATCCTCGAGGAGCTACGCGACGACGATCTCAAATACCAGACGTTCGTGGGCCGACGCGACCGGGAGCAAAACCAGTAA
- a CDS encoding elongation factor 1-beta — MGKVAAKIKVMPDSPEIDLDALQERLESALPEGAKINGVERDDVAFGLVALYPTVIVPDGSGGTETVEENFGDVDGVESVEVENVGRI, encoded by the coding sequence ATGGGAAAAGTCGCTGCCAAAATCAAGGTCATGCCGGACAGCCCCGAAATCGACCTGGACGCGCTCCAGGAGCGCCTCGAGAGCGCCCTCCCCGAGGGCGCGAAGATCAACGGCGTCGAACGCGACGATGTCGCGTTCGGCCTCGTCGCGCTCTACCCCACCGTGATCGTCCCCGACGGTTCGGGCGGCACGGAGACCGTCGAGGAGAACTTCGGCGACGTCGACGGCGTCGAAAGCGTCGAAGTCGAAAACGTCGGCCGGATATAA
- a CDS encoding MBL fold metallo-hydrolase, which translates to MTADERGAGVHVLPLTVEYGGREITITPTLVETERGPILIDAGPEGAREGIRTHLRSLGYELEDIWLVLLTHHDGDHAGGLAALLERVDAVVATHREEAPYLTGDREPIKGDGDRYPPVDVDIELADGVRFPTLAGPMEVVATPGHAPGHVSLYLPEGNLLIAGDALVADGDEPLAGPKPHFTPDMERATDSVGRLADREIDHVVCFHGGYVERGTERLREIHEKLQA; encoded by the coding sequence ATGACGGCTGACGAACGCGGCGCGGGCGTCCACGTGCTGCCGCTGACGGTAGAGTACGGCGGTCGGGAGATCACCATCACGCCGACGCTCGTCGAGACCGAGCGCGGCCCGATCCTGATCGACGCCGGCCCGGAGGGTGCCCGCGAGGGGATTCGAACGCACCTGCGGTCGCTGGGGTACGAACTCGAAGACATCTGGCTGGTCCTGCTGACGCATCACGACGGCGATCACGCCGGCGGCCTCGCGGCCCTGCTCGAACGCGTCGATGCGGTCGTCGCGACACACCGCGAGGAAGCGCCGTACCTGACGGGCGACCGGGAACCGATCAAGGGCGACGGCGACCGGTATCCGCCGGTCGACGTCGACATCGAACTGGCCGACGGGGTTCGGTTCCCGACGCTGGCCGGGCCGATGGAGGTCGTGGCGACGCCGGGTCACGCCCCCGGCCACGTCTCGCTGTACCTCCCCGAGGGGAACCTGCTGATCGCCGGCGACGCGCTCGTCGCGGACGGCGACGAGCCGCTGGCCGGACCGAAGCCCCACTTCACGCCGGACATGGAGCGGGCGACCGACTCGGTCGGACGCCTGGCCGACCGCGAGATCGACCACGTGGTGTGCTTTCACGGCGGCTACGTGGAACGGGGGACCGAGCGGCTTCGGGAGATTCACGAGAAACTGCAAGCGTAG
- a CDS encoding RNA polymerase Rpb4 family protein codes for MTIFKEIVDEEFLTVSETKELLADIEAERAMDEDRELRYELARAIEHANRFAVLEPAEAQALVDDLQDLEKVDEPTAYKIANLLPRDRDELRSVYAKQRYSLSGDELDEILNVVAQYA; via the coding sequence ATGACGATCTTCAAAGAGATCGTCGACGAGGAGTTCCTGACGGTCTCGGAGACGAAGGAGCTGCTCGCCGACATCGAAGCCGAACGCGCGATGGACGAGGACCGCGAGCTGCGGTACGAACTCGCGCGAGCGATCGAACACGCCAATCGGTTCGCGGTCCTGGAGCCGGCGGAGGCCCAGGCGCTGGTCGACGACCTCCAGGACTTGGAGAAGGTAGACGAGCCGACCGCGTACAAGATCGCCAACCTCCTGCCGCGCGACCGGGACGAACTCCGGTCGGTGTACGCAAAGCAGCGCTACTCGCTGTCGGGGGACGAACTCGACGAGATTCTCAACGTCGTCGCACAGTACGCCTGA
- the nreA gene encoding DNA repair protein NreA, producing the protein MRLDDYIEELEPDEEAERRRLAKEKSYAITDHLEEFERRFDDALSGDTLVGSTSPSIFVGRSNYPDIPVGLLSPVGDEGDAEEYVTDGDWYRQGYAIDDVLQRRTGLLNSNKRANVDSPSIASRLTPSVHDTWDGFVGVQREVAIADRPVDLEIGLDDTPDLGLDAGTDVATPRGPRANARNADLTENPHVPRPVKKTLEDDDWQAEGAMTYLYRRGFDVYEINSILSAGALGRTKQRRLVPTRWSITAVDDTVGKFLRGTIRNAPSIDEVQVWANEYVGNRYWIVLAPGNWEFELVEMKAPGSIWNPDPEDGLWMASASEGYEGRSSYVEETAGAYYAARLGVLEYLESIGRQAKCLVLREVSDDYWAPVGVWQVRESVRNAFEGQYGEAETFHDAVSEVATQLPVSLARLRRKSELAAGLQSNLSAFSSRD; encoded by the coding sequence ATGCGCCTCGACGACTACATCGAGGAGTTAGAGCCCGACGAGGAGGCCGAGCGTCGCCGCCTCGCCAAGGAGAAGTCCTACGCGATCACGGACCACCTGGAGGAGTTCGAGCGCCGGTTCGACGACGCCCTGAGCGGTGACACGCTCGTGGGGTCGACTTCCCCTTCGATCTTCGTCGGGCGGTCGAACTACCCCGACATCCCCGTCGGACTGCTCTCGCCGGTCGGCGACGAGGGCGACGCCGAGGAGTACGTCACCGACGGCGACTGGTACCGGCAGGGGTACGCGATCGACGACGTCCTCCAGCGCCGGACCGGCCTCCTGAACTCCAACAAGCGGGCCAACGTCGACTCGCCGTCGATCGCGAGTCGACTGACGCCGTCGGTCCACGACACGTGGGACGGCTTCGTCGGCGTCCAGCGGGAGGTCGCCATCGCCGACCGCCCGGTCGATCTCGAGATCGGGCTGGACGACACGCCCGACCTCGGACTCGACGCCGGGACGGACGTGGCGACGCCGCGGGGTCCCCGCGCGAACGCCCGCAACGCGGATCTCACCGAGAACCCCCACGTCCCGCGGCCGGTCAAGAAGACCTTGGAGGACGACGACTGGCAGGCCGAGGGGGCGATGACCTACCTCTATCGCCGGGGGTTCGACGTCTACGAGATCAACTCGATCCTCTCGGCGGGCGCGCTCGGGCGGACGAAACAGCGCCGGCTCGTCCCGACGCGGTGGTCGATCACGGCCGTCGACGACACCGTCGGGAAGTTCCTCCGCGGGACCATTCGAAACGCGCCCAGCATCGACGAGGTACAGGTCTGGGCCAACGAGTACGTCGGCAACCGCTACTGGATCGTCCTCGCGCCGGGCAACTGGGAGTTCGAACTCGTCGAGATGAAAGCGCCGGGCAGCATCTGGAACCCCGACCCCGAGGACGGCCTCTGGATGGCCAGCGCCTCTGAGGGGTACGAAGGCCGCTCGAGCTACGTCGAGGAAACCGCCGGGGCCTACTACGCCGCCCGGCTGGGCGTGCTGGAGTACCTCGAGTCGATCGGCCGCCAGGCGAAGTGTCTGGTCTTGCGGGAAGTCTCGGACGACTACTGGGCTCCGGTCGGCGTCTGGCAGGTCCGCGAGAGCGTCCGCAACGCATTCGAAGGCCAGTACGGCGAGGCCGAGACCTTCCACGACGCGGTCTCGGAGGTCGCGACGCAGTTGCCGGTGTCGCTCGCCCGGTTGCGCCGCAAGTCCGAACTCGCGGCCGGGCTGCAGTCGAACCTGAGCGCCTTCTCGAGCCGCGACTGA
- a CDS encoding 16S ribosomal RNA methyltransferase A yields the protein MRDPDGLIARAGVRGDPDRDQHFLVDDRVLDRLPTYLEEIGADASHLLEIGGGTGALTDRLLAVGDEVTVVERDRELAAFLREEFADEIAADELTVIEGDALEVDLPDFTASVSNLPYGVSSEIAFRLFPEKEPLVLMFQQEFAERMVAEPGTSEYGRLSVSSQHYADVELVESIPKEAFDPQPAVRSAVVRAIPREPDYTVADEDFFLRFVKAVFTQRRKTVRNAVRNTAHISGLGDPDAVVEAADEDLLRKRPDAMAPAEFAALASLARDVGEPET from the coding sequence ATGAGAGACCCAGACGGACTGATCGCCCGAGCGGGCGTGCGGGGCGATCCGGACCGCGATCAACACTTCCTCGTCGACGATCGGGTGCTGGACCGGCTGCCGACCTACCTCGAGGAGATCGGTGCGGACGCGAGTCACCTGCTCGAGATCGGCGGGGGAACGGGCGCACTGACAGACCGACTGCTCGCGGTCGGCGACGAGGTGACCGTCGTCGAGCGCGACCGCGAACTCGCCGCCTTCCTGCGCGAGGAGTTCGCCGACGAGATCGCGGCCGACGAGCTGACCGTGATCGAGGGCGACGCCCTCGAGGTCGACCTGCCCGACTTTACCGCGTCGGTCTCGAACCTCCCCTACGGCGTCTCGAGCGAGATCGCGTTTCGGCTCTTTCCGGAGAAGGAGCCGCTCGTGTTGATGTTTCAGCAGGAGTTCGCCGAGCGGATGGTCGCCGAGCCCGGAACGTCGGAGTACGGCCGGCTCTCGGTCTCGAGCCAGCACTACGCCGACGTCGAACTCGTCGAGTCGATCCCCAAGGAGGCGTTCGATCCCCAGCCCGCCGTCCGGAGCGCGGTGGTCCGGGCCATCCCGCGCGAGCCCGACTACACGGTCGCGGACGAGGACTTTTTCCTGCGGTTCGTCAAGGCCGTGTTCACCCAGCGCCGGAAGACGGTCCGCAACGCCGTCCGGAACACGGCCCACATCTCCGGGCTCGGCGACCCGGACGCGGTCGTCGAGGCGGCCGACGAGGACCTGCTTCGCAAGCGGCCCGACGCGATGGCACCGGCGGAGTTTGCCGCGCTGGCTTCGCTCGCGCGGGACGTCGGCGAACCCGAGACGTAG
- a CDS encoding cystathionine gamma-synthase, which yields MDDDHDRRIETRSIHAGQEPDSDTGALMTPIHANSTYKQDAPGDHRGYEYSRTGNPTRTDLEENLASLENAEHGRAFASGMAAINTVLNLLEAGDHVVTGNDVYGGTHRIFTQVYEDYDLEFSFVDMTDLDEIEAAFREETALLWLETPTNPLMSVVDIAGAAEIAHDHGALCAIDNTFATPYLQRPLDLGADIVSHSLTKYLGGHSDVVGGALLTNDEEIDERLGFYQNSVGATPGPFESFLVLRGTKTLPVRMDRHCENARQIAEWLDDHPDVDRVYYPGLESHPGHEIAAEQMDDFGGMLSFELDASLEQASAVVSNTEVFTLAESLGGVESLIEQPAPMTHAAIPREERLAAGLSDSLIRVSVGIEHVDDLIADLESAIDAALA from the coding sequence ATGGACGACGACCACGACCGTCGGATCGAGACCAGATCCATCCACGCCGGTCAGGAACCCGATTCCGACACGGGCGCGCTGATGACGCCGATTCACGCGAACTCCACGTATAAGCAGGACGCCCCGGGGGACCACCGTGGTTACGAGTACTCCCGCACCGGGAACCCCACGCGAACCGACCTCGAGGAAAACCTCGCGAGCCTCGAGAACGCCGAACACGGCCGGGCCTTCGCCAGCGGGATGGCCGCGATCAACACCGTTCTGAACCTGCTCGAGGCCGGCGATCACGTCGTCACCGGCAACGATGTCTACGGCGGGACCCACCGCATCTTCACGCAGGTCTACGAGGACTACGACCTCGAGTTCTCCTTCGTCGATATGACCGACCTCGACGAGATCGAGGCCGCGTTCCGCGAGGAGACGGCACTGCTCTGGCTCGAGACGCCGACGAATCCGCTCATGTCGGTGGTCGACATCGCGGGGGCGGCCGAGATCGCCCACGACCACGGCGCGCTGTGTGCGATCGACAACACGTTCGCCACGCCGTACCTCCAGCGGCCGCTCGATCTGGGCGCGGACATCGTCTCCCACTCCCTGACGAAGTACCTCGGGGGCCACTCCGACGTCGTCGGCGGGGCCCTCCTGACCAACGACGAGGAGATAGACGAGCGACTGGGCTTCTACCAGAACTCCGTCGGCGCGACGCCCGGCCCCTTCGAGTCCTTTCTCGTCCTCCGGGGGACCAAGACCCTCCCCGTCCGGATGGACCGACACTGTGAGAACGCGCGACAGATTGCGGAGTGGCTCGACGACCACCCCGACGTCGACCGGGTCTACTACCCCGGCCTCGAGTCCCATCCCGGCCACGAGATCGCCGCCGAGCAGATGGACGACTTCGGCGGCATGCTGAGCTTCGAACTCGACGCGAGCCTCGAGCAAGCGAGCGCGGTCGTCTCGAACACCGAGGTCTTCACGCTCGCGGAGAGCCTCGGCGGCGTCGAGAGCCTGATCGAACAGCCGGCGCCGATGACCCACGCCGCCATTCCGCGGGAGGAACGGCTCGCGGCCGGCCTCTCGGACAGCCTGATCCGCGTCTCGGTGGGGATCGAACACGTCGACGACCTGATCGCCGACCTCGAGAGCGCGATCGACGCCGCGCTCGCCTGA
- a CDS encoding HVO_2753 family zinc finger protein: MSTTDDRETRSCVSCGLNIAGTNAAAFKCPDCGQQIYRCAKCRKQSNLYECPDCGFMGP, encoded by the coding sequence ATGAGTACGACCGACGACCGAGAGACGCGTTCCTGCGTCTCCTGTGGGCTCAACATCGCGGGCACGAACGCCGCCGCGTTCAAATGCCCCGACTGCGGCCAGCAGATCTACCGCTGTGCCAAGTGTCGCAAGCAGAGTAACCTCTACGAGTGCCCCGACTGCGGGTTCATGGGTCCATAA